The Bacillota bacterium genome includes a window with the following:
- a CDS encoding carbon monoxide dehydrogenase subunit G, with protein sequence MQLAYRCDFAAPAEIVWQVLLDPAVLARRLPGCKRLEPLGGGIYEAQLEIGIGPVKGSYTGRVQLADLSPPRSYRLLVEGGGGPSYVKGEGRIELSPNGEATVMTCTGEAAVSGILAAVGQRLLSSAARVLIASFFDGMAQEVIARRDAASGRGSVASV encoded by the coding sequence ATGCAACTTGCATACCGGTGCGACTTTGCCGCACCCGCTGAGATCGTCTGGCAGGTGCTCCTCGACCCCGCCGTTCTGGCCCGGCGCCTCCCGGGCTGCAAGCGCCTCGAACCCTTAGGAGGCGGCATCTACGAAGCCCAGCTGGAGATCGGAATCGGACCCGTCAAGGGAAGCTACACCGGGCGGGTGCAGCTCGCCGACCTGAGCCCGCCCCGCAGCTACCGCCTCCTCGTGGAAGGAGGGGGCGGCCCCAGCTACGTGAAGGGGGAGGGCCGCATCGAGCTGTCCCCCAACGGCGAAGCCACGGTGATGACCTGCACGGGTGAAGCCGCGGTGAGCGGCATCCTGGCGGCGGTGGGCCAAAGGCTGCTGTCGAGCGCGGCGCGGGTGCTGATCGCCAGCTTCTTCGACGGCATGGCCCAGGAGGTCATCGCCCGCCGGGATGCGGCCAGCGGCCGCGGCAGCGTCGCCAGCGTCTGA
- a CDS encoding (2Fe-2S)-binding protein — MQKERISVTVNGVVHTHEVEPRLLLVHYLREVLGLTGTHIGCDTSQCGACTVLMDGRAVKACTVLAVQADGCHITTIEGLAQDGRLHPLQEAFWENHGLQCGFCTPGMIMAAAQLLLDKPDPTGEEIRHGLEGNLCRCTGYQNIVKAVQAAAKVMAGAAAEVRAAS, encoded by the coding sequence ATGCAAAAAGAGCGTATCAGCGTTACGGTGAACGGCGTCGTTCACACCCACGAGGTCGAGCCCCGGCTGCTGCTGGTGCACTACCTGCGGGAAGTTCTGGGACTCACAGGGACCCACATCGGCTGCGACACGAGCCAGTGTGGAGCGTGCACGGTGCTGATGGACGGCCGGGCTGTCAAAGCGTGCACCGTGCTGGCCGTGCAGGCCGACGGCTGCCACATCACCACCATCGAAGGGCTGGCACAGGACGGCCGGCTCCATCCGCTGCAGGAGGCGTTCTGGGAGAACCACGGCCTGCAGTGCGGCTTCTGCACTCCCGGGATGATCATGGCCGCCGCCCAACTCCTTCTGGACAAGCCGGACCCCACCGGCGAGGAGATCCGCCACGGGCTCGAGGGTAACCTGTGCCGCTGCACCGGCTACCAGAACATCGTCAAAGCGGTGCAGGCCGCGGCAAAGGTCATGGCGGGGGCGGCAGCGGAGGTGCGGGCAGCTTCGTAG
- a CDS encoding molybdopterin cofactor-binding domain-containing protein, whose protein sequence is MASLFGTAIRRREDPRLITGRATYTDDIRLPGMAFAAFLRSPHAHARIKRIDTARARELPGVLAVFTAQDLDGQVGCIPTAWLVPNADLRTPPHPPLAADRVRYVGDAVAVVVAEDRYTARDALDLIEVEYEPLPAVVNQEQAMEPGAPQLHAEAPGNVAFRWTCGDLAKAEAAIDEAGQAPDGVVVRQRLVNQRLIPNAMETRGSVAQFNPATGEMTIWLASQNPHIHRVLLSGILGIPEHKLRIIAPEVGGGFGSKIPCYAEEALVAFAARTLGRPVKWSEERRENYMATIHGRDHIHDVVIAGRRDGTITAIKVRALANLGAYLSTAAPGVPTILFGLMLQGAYRISSVGC, encoded by the coding sequence ATGGCCAGCCTGTTTGGAACAGCAATCCGGCGGCGGGAAGACCCGCGCCTCATCACCGGCCGAGCCACCTACACCGATGACATCCGCCTTCCCGGGATGGCGTTCGCCGCCTTCCTGCGCAGCCCTCACGCCCATGCCCGCATCAAGCGCATCGATACCGCCAGGGCCAGGGAGCTTCCCGGCGTGCTGGCGGTCTTCACGGCGCAGGATCTGGACGGGCAGGTGGGTTGCATCCCGACGGCGTGGCTCGTGCCCAACGCCGACCTGAGGACACCGCCTCACCCGCCGCTAGCGGCCGACAGGGTGCGCTACGTGGGCGACGCGGTGGCCGTGGTGGTGGCCGAAGACCGCTACACCGCCCGGGACGCCCTCGACCTCATCGAGGTGGAGTACGAGCCGCTTCCGGCGGTCGTCAACCAGGAACAGGCCATGGAGCCGGGTGCCCCGCAGCTTCACGCCGAGGCGCCGGGCAACGTGGCGTTCCGCTGGACGTGCGGGGACCTGGCCAAAGCCGAGGCGGCCATCGACGAGGCGGGGCAGGCCCCCGACGGCGTGGTCGTTCGCCAGCGGCTGGTCAACCAGCGGCTGATCCCGAACGCCATGGAGACCCGCGGCTCGGTGGCGCAGTTCAACCCGGCCACGGGCGAGATGACCATCTGGCTCGCCTCGCAGAACCCCCACATCCACCGGGTGCTGCTTTCGGGCATTCTGGGCATCCCCGAACACAAGCTGCGCATCATCGCCCCCGAGGTGGGCGGCGGTTTCGGGAGCAAGATCCCCTGCTACGCCGAGGAGGCGCTGGTGGCTTTTGCCGCGCGCACGCTGGGGCGGCCTGTCAAGTGGTCGGAGGAGCGGCGGGAAAACTACATGGCCACCATCCACGGGCGCGACCACATCCACGACGTGGTCATCGCCGGGCGGCGGGACGGGACCATCACCGCCATCAAGGTGCGGGCGCTGGCGAACCTGGGAGCCTACCTGTCGACGGCGGCTCCGGGCGTGCCGACCATCCTGTTCGGGCTGATGCTCCAGGGGGCCTACCGCATCTCCAGCGTGGGGTGCGA
- a CDS encoding molybdopterin cofactor-binding domain-containing protein, which translates to GVFTNTTPVDAYRGAGRPEATYIVERMVDLFAREIGMDPAEVRRRNFIAPEAFPYVTPTGLTYDSGNYPRALDRALVLAGYEQVRREQEAARRQGRYIGIGISSYVEICGLGPSQVAGAVGFQGGLWESALVRVHPTGKVSVYVGSSPHGQGEETTFAQIVADELGVPVEDVEIVHGDTGAIPMGWGTYGSRTTPVGGSAVALAARRVVEKARKVAAHLLEAAEQDMVFENGRFHVKGAPDRAKPFQEVALQAYLAWNLPRDVEPSLEASAFYDPPNFVYPFGTHVCVVEVDAETGQVRPLKYVAVDDCGRVINPMIVDGQVHGGVVQGMAQALWEHAVYDENGQLLTGSMLDYAVPKASFLPEILTDRTETPAPGNPLGVKGVGETGTIAATPAVVNAVCDALAPFGVRHLDMPLTPHRVFATMRHQ; encoded by the coding sequence TCGGCGTCTTCACCAACACGACGCCGGTGGACGCCTACCGCGGCGCCGGGCGGCCGGAGGCCACCTACATCGTCGAGCGGATGGTCGACCTGTTCGCCCGGGAGATCGGCATGGATCCAGCCGAGGTGCGCCGGCGCAACTTCATCGCGCCCGAGGCGTTTCCGTACGTCACCCCGACGGGGCTCACCTACGACAGCGGCAACTACCCGCGGGCGCTGGATCGGGCCCTTGTACTCGCCGGCTACGAACAGGTGCGCCGCGAGCAGGAAGCGGCGCGCCGGCAGGGCCGGTACATCGGCATCGGCATCTCGAGCTACGTGGAGATCTGCGGGCTGGGGCCGTCGCAGGTGGCCGGGGCAGTCGGGTTTCAGGGAGGCCTGTGGGAGAGCGCCCTCGTGCGGGTGCATCCCACCGGGAAGGTGTCCGTTTACGTGGGTTCTTCGCCGCACGGCCAGGGCGAGGAGACGACCTTCGCCCAGATTGTGGCGGACGAACTCGGCGTTCCCGTCGAGGACGTCGAGATCGTGCACGGCGACACCGGAGCCATCCCCATGGGCTGGGGCACCTACGGCAGCCGCACCACGCCCGTCGGTGGCAGCGCCGTCGCCCTGGCGGCGCGCCGGGTGGTGGAGAAAGCCCGCAAAGTGGCGGCCCACCTGCTCGAGGCGGCGGAGCAGGACATGGTCTTCGAAAACGGGCGCTTCCACGTGAAGGGCGCCCCCGACCGGGCCAAGCCGTTTCAGGAGGTTGCGCTGCAGGCGTACCTGGCGTGGAACCTGCCCAGGGACGTCGAGCCGTCGCTCGAGGCCAGCGCCTTTTACGACCCGCCGAACTTCGTCTATCCCTTCGGAACGCACGTCTGCGTGGTCGAGGTGGACGCCGAGACGGGCCAGGTGCGCCCGTTGAAGTACGTGGCGGTGGACGACTGCGGACGGGTCATCAACCCGATGATCGTGGACGGGCAGGTGCACGGCGGCGTGGTTCAGGGGATGGCCCAGGCGCTCTGGGAGCACGCCGTCTACGACGAGAACGGGCAGCTCTTAACGGGTTCGATGCTGGACTACGCCGTGCCCAAGGCGTCGTTCCTGCCGGAGATCCTCACGGACCGCACGGAGACGCCGGCGCCGGGCAACCCGCTGGGGGTCAAGGGCGTCGGCGAGACGGGTACCATTGCCGCCACGCCGGCGGTGGTCAACGCGGTATGCGACGCGCTGGCGCCCTTCGGAGTGCGGCACCTGGACATGCCGCTGACGCCGCATCGGGTCTTTGCAACCATGCGGCACCAGTGA
- a CDS encoding xanthine dehydrogenase family protein subunit M gives MYPPSFEYRRASSVREAIEMLAQWGGRARLLAGGHSLIPLMKLRLASPEALVDIGRVGEMRGIRVSDGQLVVGALTTHHELETSPVVRQYCPVLAEAASVIGDPQVRNRGTVGGNLAHADPASELPAVAVALDARMVAVGPAGQRTVEASNFFLGMLTTALAGDEVLTEVRFPARARMGGQRLGMAYAKLPHPASGYAVVGVAAVVSLDDAGACCDVRVGVTGVADRAYRASATEQALTGRQPGPAAIEEAAALATDGVDVQGDPLYASAEYRAHLCRVYVKRALAEAARRAQAA, from the coding sequence ATGTATCCGCCCTCGTTTGAATACCGGCGGGCCTCGAGCGTGCGGGAGGCCATCGAGATGCTGGCGCAGTGGGGCGGCCGGGCCAGGCTCCTGGCCGGCGGGCACAGCCTCATCCCGCTGATGAAGCTTCGCCTGGCTTCCCCCGAGGCGCTCGTTGACATCGGGCGGGTCGGGGAGATGCGGGGCATCCGGGTGTCCGACGGGCAACTCGTGGTCGGGGCGCTCACGACCCACCACGAGTTGGAGACGTCCCCGGTCGTGCGCCAGTACTGCCCCGTGCTGGCCGAGGCCGCCTCCGTCATCGGCGACCCACAGGTACGAAACCGGGGTACGGTCGGCGGGAATCTCGCCCACGCCGACCCGGCCTCCGAGCTGCCCGCCGTGGCGGTGGCCCTCGACGCCCGCATGGTTGCGGTCGGCCCCGCCGGCCAGCGCACGGTTGAGGCGTCCAACTTCTTCCTCGGGATGCTGACGACGGCGCTGGCCGGGGACGAGGTGCTGACGGAGGTGCGGTTCCCCGCCAGAGCCCGCATGGGCGGCCAGCGCCTTGGCATGGCCTATGCCAAACTCCCGCACCCGGCGTCAGGATACGCCGTGGTGGGCGTGGCAGCGGTGGTGTCGCTGGACGACGCAGGCGCGTGCTGCGACGTGCGGGTGGGCGTGACGGGGGTGGCCGACCGTGCCTACCGGGCTTCTGCAACGGAGCAGGCTTTGACGGGAAGGCAGCCGGGACCGGCCGCCATCGAAGAGGCCGCGGCCCTGGCGACCGACGGGGTGGACGTGCAGGGCGACCCGCTGTATGCCTCCGCAGAATACCGGGCGCACCTGTGCCGGGTCTACGTCAAGCGGGCGCTCGCCGAGGCAGCGCGCCGGGCGCAGGCGGCGTAG
- a CDS encoding MoxR family ATPase, whose product MEGADRSGESAPGARNSGLPAPSWPASIEEVERGLERAGYIADRPLATVVFLALRMQRPLFLEGEAGVGKTEVGKVLAALMRRRLVRLQCYEGLDVHSAVYEWNYPRQLLHIRLAEARGETGRLEQELFAREFLIARPLLAAVDPPDGVAPVLLVDEIDRADEEFEAFLLELLSDFQVTIPELGTIRAGERPVVVITSNRTREVHDALKRRCLYHWIDYPSFEREYRIATARVPGIEARLAAQICAFVRRLREMDLFKLPGIAETIDWATALVALGRHEVDVEALEQTLGCLVKYRDDVEAVRGADLRKLLAEAVAAQAPTSGAGGR is encoded by the coding sequence ATGGAAGGAGCAGACCGTTCTGGCGAGAGCGCCCCCGGTGCCCGCAACTCCGGGCTGCCCGCTCCTTCGTGGCCCGCCTCCATTGAGGAGGTTGAGCGCGGGCTCGAACGGGCCGGGTACATCGCCGACCGGCCCCTGGCAACTGTCGTGTTCCTGGCGCTTCGGATGCAGCGCCCGCTGTTCCTTGAAGGCGAGGCGGGCGTCGGCAAGACCGAGGTGGGCAAGGTGCTGGCGGCGCTGATGCGTCGCCGGCTCGTGCGGTTGCAGTGCTACGAGGGGCTCGACGTACACAGCGCCGTGTACGAGTGGAACTACCCTCGGCAGTTGCTGCATATCCGGCTGGCGGAGGCCCGCGGGGAGACGGGGCGGCTGGAGCAGGAGCTGTTTGCCCGGGAGTTTCTCATCGCCCGGCCCCTGCTGGCGGCGGTCGACCCGCCGGACGGCGTGGCGCCGGTACTCCTCGTCGACGAGATCGACCGGGCTGATGAGGAGTTCGAGGCGTTCTTGCTTGAACTGCTCTCGGACTTTCAGGTGACGATCCCCGAACTCGGCACCATTCGGGCCGGCGAACGGCCGGTGGTCGTGATCACGTCGAACCGCACCCGAGAGGTGCACGACGCCCTGAAGAGGAGATGCCTCTATCACTGGATCGACTACCCCTCCTTTGAGCGGGAGTACCGCATCGCGACGGCTCGCGTGCCGGGGATCGAGGCGCGGCTGGCGGCGCAGATCTGCGCGTTCGTGCGCCGGCTGAGGGAGATGGACCTCTTCAAGCTGCCGGGCATCGCGGAGACCATCGACTGGGCGACCGCCCTGGTGGCGCTGGGGCGCCACGAGGTGGACGTCGAGGCTCTCGAGCAAACGCTGGGGTGCCTGGTGAAGTACCGGGACGATGTGGAGGCCGTGAGAGGCGCCGACCTCCGCAAGCTGCTCGCCGAGGCGGTGGCGGCACAAGCGCCCACGTCGGGCGCCGGCGGGCGGTGA
- a CDS encoding VWA domain-containing protein, which yields MGNLPIVVESEQRYLGPNLMRFPRALRALGFAVGPEDVAAALRAVELVGVGSRDAVHVAIRSHFVRRADQVPVFDEAFRLLWRQAVGRPADEEVAHQTLGASVARLELHRRLQEAATLVPWYQGALAAAPRHQNGSEAGACDRRAEVVQFGGFSPVESLRRARLDALTPAERAQLQRLVERLRAQPLLTGRRAALSRKGTRWDLRASARRALRTGGELLELLHRRPRKRPRAVALLIDISGSMEAYSRPLLSTAHGLAGAWGSVEVFAFGTRLTRLTRQLARRQPDRALAEAARHVVDWSGGTRIGQSLHQFNRRWARQVLRRGAVVIIVSDGWDRGDLDLLRREMGRLARFARRVVWVNPLMARPGREALASGMQAALPFIDDLVGVASVDDLRRLAAWLVTLDERRPVRAQRASGRAG from the coding sequence ATGGGTAACCTGCCGATAGTGGTTGAGTCAGAGCAGCGATACCTGGGGCCCAACCTGATGCGGTTCCCGAGGGCGCTCAGGGCGCTCGGGTTTGCGGTGGGCCCCGAGGATGTCGCGGCGGCCTTACGCGCTGTGGAACTTGTCGGCGTCGGTTCACGGGACGCGGTCCACGTCGCTATCCGAAGCCACTTCGTGCGGCGGGCCGACCAGGTGCCAGTCTTCGACGAAGCATTCCGGCTCCTCTGGCGGCAGGCCGTTGGCCGTCCTGCCGACGAGGAGGTGGCGCATCAGACGCTGGGGGCCTCGGTGGCGCGCCTGGAATTGCATCGCCGACTCCAGGAGGCAGCCACGCTCGTGCCGTGGTACCAGGGCGCTCTGGCCGCGGCGCCCCGGCATCAGAATGGAAGCGAAGCGGGCGCCTGCGATCGGCGGGCCGAGGTCGTGCAGTTTGGGGGCTTCAGCCCGGTGGAAAGCCTGCGGCGGGCGCGGCTCGACGCCCTGACGCCGGCCGAGCGGGCTCAACTGCAGCGCCTTGTCGAACGGCTCCGGGCCCAGCCGCTGCTCACGGGACGGCGGGCGGCGCTGTCCCGGAAGGGAACGCGGTGGGATCTCCGGGCGTCGGCCCGCCGCGCGCTGCGCACCGGGGGAGAACTCCTGGAGCTTTTGCACCGGCGCCCGCGCAAGCGCCCCCGGGCGGTGGCGTTGCTGATCGACATCAGCGGGTCGATGGAGGCGTACTCTCGCCCGCTCCTTTCCACGGCGCACGGGCTGGCCGGAGCGTGGGGGAGCGTGGAGGTTTTCGCCTTCGGCACTCGCTTGACCCGGCTGACCCGGCAGCTGGCACGCCGGCAGCCCGACCGGGCGCTCGCGGAGGCGGCCCGGCACGTGGTCGACTGGTCGGGCGGGACGCGCATCGGGCAGAGCCTGCATCAATTCAACCGGCGGTGGGCCAGGCAGGTACTCCGGCGCGGGGCGGTCGTCATCATCGTCTCAGACGGATGGGATCGCGGCGACCTCGACCTCCTGCGCCGGGAGATGGGCAGGCTCGCCCGTTTTGCCCGGCGGGTCGTCTGGGTCAACCCGCTCATGGCACGTCCCGGCCGCGAGGCGCTGGCTTCCGGCATGCAGGCGGCCCTGCCGTTCATCGACGACCTGGTGGGGGTGGCCAGCGTTGACGACCTGCGGCGACTGGCGGCGTGGCTCGTCACGCTTGACGAGCGGCGCCCGGTACGGGCCCAGCGAGCGTCAGGACGGGCTGGATGA
- a CDS encoding XdhC family protein: MDSAETLRLLQQAATAAAAGRRCALATVVAVNGSAYRHEGARMLVFEDRTVGGGAISGGCLESDVVEAARRVIETGQPLLLRYDMTAGEDDLWGLGTGCNGAVEVFIQPVLTLAGPVPGAARQA; the protein is encoded by the coding sequence GTGGACTCGGCCGAAACCCTTCGCCTGCTGCAGCAGGCCGCCACAGCAGCCGCCGCCGGGCGCCGCTGCGCCCTGGCCACGGTGGTGGCCGTGAACGGTTCCGCATACCGCCACGAGGGGGCCCGCATGCTCGTCTTCGAAGACCGGACCGTTGGCGGCGGCGCCATCAGCGGCGGCTGCCTGGAATCAGACGTCGTGGAGGCCGCCCGCCGCGTGATCGAAACCGGTCAGCCCCTCCTCTTGCGGTACGACATGACCGCCGGCGAAGACGATCTGTGGGGCCTCGGCACCGGCTGCAACGGAGCCGTCGAGGTCTTCATCCAGCCCGTCCTGACGCTCGCTGGGCCCGTACCGGGCGCCGCTCGTCAAGCGTGA
- a CDS encoding XdhC family protein has product MSHAVLALIAQALQGGRRVCVATVIESTRQEVAPGGNLVFIEGRERAMAASSLGNPELDRAVGRKAQEMMATAGRRPAGRAMPSRERMAHMFWPESPGRPEMRLFLELLEPPPRLLLVGAGQDAPPLCRVGAEAGFDVLVADHRPSYAERERFPGAREVLCAGPSSLPDEWLSPATFAVVMNHHLMRDVEALCRLVPSPVPYVGVLGPRRRTERLLARVERELGRALTAEELTRIYSPIGLDIGGESPAAIAVGVVAEILAVRYGRPAPHLRDRRGPLHPDRLEPLTRPGPAEGDPPAPPAAAVCDTA; this is encoded by the coding sequence GTGAGCCACGCCGTTTTAGCCCTGATCGCTCAAGCCTTGCAGGGCGGCCGCCGCGTCTGCGTCGCCACGGTAATTGAAAGCACCCGGCAGGAGGTGGCACCTGGTGGCAACCTGGTGTTCATAGAGGGCCGGGAGCGCGCCATGGCAGCATCCTCGCTCGGCAACCCCGAACTGGACAGGGCGGTCGGGCGCAAGGCGCAGGAGATGATGGCTACAGCAGGCCGTCGGCCCGCAGGCCGGGCGATGCCTTCTCGGGAACGCATGGCCCACATGTTCTGGCCGGAGAGCCCGGGTCGCCCTGAAATGCGACTGTTCCTCGAACTCCTGGAGCCTCCCCCGCGGCTGCTCCTTGTCGGGGCGGGGCAGGATGCACCGCCCCTCTGCCGCGTCGGGGCAGAGGCCGGTTTCGATGTACTGGTCGCCGATCACCGCCCGTCCTACGCAGAGCGGGAACGCTTCCCCGGTGCACGGGAAGTGCTGTGTGCGGGCCCCTCTTCCCTGCCGGACGAGTGGCTCTCGCCCGCCACCTTCGCTGTGGTGATGAACCACCACCTGATGCGGGACGTCGAGGCGCTGTGCCGTCTCGTCCCATCGCCGGTGCCATACGTCGGGGTGCTCGGGCCTCGCCGGCGGACGGAACGGCTGCTGGCCCGGGTCGAGCGCGAACTCGGCCGGGCTTTGACCGCCGAGGAACTGACGCGCATCTACAGCCCCATCGGGCTCGACATCGGGGGCGAGAGCCCGGCGGCCATCGCCGTGGGCGTGGTGGCCGAGATATTGGCCGTTCGCTACGGGCGCCCGGCTCCGCACCTGCGCGACCGCCGCGGCCCGCTGCACCCGGATCGCCTCGAACCACTCACCCGGCCGGGTCCTGCGGAAGGTGACCCGCCGGCCCCGCCTGCGGCAGCTGTCTGCGACACCGCATGA
- a CDS encoding nucleotidyltransferase family protein has protein sequence MELWAVVLAAGQARRMGGIPKPLIPVDGEPMVRRVLRRALEVADRAAVVVGFSAEQVEAAVFDLGSPRIVIVRNPRFAEGMSTSLKAGIGALPPEAAGALVMLADQPGVSVDSLRLLKNAWRRPLGPSAACPVVACRYPDGNPGPPCILGRAIWGKLAALEGDRGARQVLARLGPWIHAVEAPVEELADIDTPADLAAWRQGRAARL, from the coding sequence GTGGAACTCTGGGCCGTCGTACTCGCCGCCGGCCAGGCTCGAAGGATGGGGGGCATTCCCAAGCCCCTGATCCCGGTGGACGGCGAACCGATGGTGCGCCGGGTGCTCCGGCGCGCGCTGGAGGTGGCCGACCGGGCGGCCGTTGTGGTCGGGTTCAGCGCTGAACAGGTGGAAGCCGCCGTTTTCGACCTCGGTTCTCCGCGGATCGTGATCGTCCGCAACCCCCGGTTTGCAGAGGGTATGAGCACGTCGCTCAAAGCCGGAATCGGCGCCCTTCCACCGGAAGCAGCCGGTGCTCTGGTGATGCTCGCCGACCAACCTGGCGTTTCCGTGGACTCGCTTCGCCTCCTCAAGAATGCGTGGCGGCGGCCGCTCGGTCCTTCAGCTGCCTGCCCGGTGGTCGCCTGCCGGTACCCTGACGGCAACCCCGGCCCTCCGTGCATCCTGGGTCGGGCCATCTGGGGCAAACTCGCGGCGCTTGAAGGCGACCGCGGGGCGCGGCAGGTGCTGGCCCGCCTCGGGCCCTGGATTCACGCCGTCGAGGCCCCGGTCGAGGAACTGGCCGACATCGACACCCCGGCTGACCTGGCCGCCTGGCGGCAAGGGCGTGCGGCTCGGCTGTAG
- a CDS encoding nucleotidyltransferase, whose amino-acid sequence MNEQRPGRPPEGPDPSPAGAAAEVARFLDGLSIPYVVIGGLAVQLWGEPRATHDVDMTVLLPGGAAERRFLEECVERFHPRIPDAVTFALRHRVLLISATNGCPVDIALGVPGYEPEVIRRAVLTSLAGYPVKVIGVEDLIIHKCVAGRPRDLEDVKAILIRQPRVDLRYIRRWLEQFSLAVPERDPLGAFEALLRTVRRRRRTRPSSPGRKPGN is encoded by the coding sequence ATGAACGAGCAACGACCTGGTCGCCCACCAGAAGGCCCGGATCCTTCGCCGGCCGGGGCGGCCGCCGAGGTGGCGCGGTTCCTGGACGGGCTCTCGATCCCGTACGTGGTCATCGGCGGGCTTGCCGTTCAACTCTGGGGCGAGCCTCGCGCAACCCATGACGTGGACATGACCGTGCTTCTGCCGGGCGGAGCAGCGGAACGCCGGTTTCTCGAAGAGTGCGTGGAGCGCTTCCATCCCCGCATCCCGGACGCCGTTACGTTCGCTCTTCGGCACCGGGTACTCCTGATCTCCGCGACCAATGGATGCCCGGTCGACATCGCCCTGGGAGTGCCCGGCTATGAGCCGGAGGTCATACGACGGGCTGTTCTGACCAGCCTCGCCGGCTACCCGGTGAAGGTCATCGGGGTCGAGGATCTCATCATCCACAAGTGTGTGGCCGGGCGGCCCCGGGACCTTGAAGACGTAAAGGCCATCCTCATACGCCAGCCCCGGGTCGACCTTCGCTACATCCGGCGGTGGCTCGAGCAGTTTTCGCTGGCGGTGCCGGAGCGAGACCCGCTTGGCGCTTTCGAGGCGCTGCTCCGGACGGTTCGCCGGCGGAGGAGAACCAGACCCTCCTCGCCGGGACGGAAACCGGGCAACTAG